The sequence below is a genomic window from Armatimonadota bacterium.
CGTGGCAGATAGTCAAAGCTCGCTTCCCATCAGCGATCCAAGCATTCTTGAAAGCGGATCCGTGATTCCAGACCGCCTTGCGGCTGGTTCTCATGGTGGAGTGTTGGTTGGCGTGAACTACGGTAGTCATTGGACGATTTCGGTTTCAATACCGCCCAGTACGCCCGCGTCACGGCTTCTTAAGATTCTGCCTTAATCGCACGGTTTCATGACTTTCTGGTTCCGGCTTGGTTAAACTCAAGCCGGAATGAAGATTGGTTTGTTCATCGCTCTCTTTGGAGACAAGTCGCTCGATGATGCGCTCGACACCTGTGTTGCGGAGGGCATTCAAGCCGTTGAGATTGGCTGTGGCGCGTACCCGGGGGCGGCTCACCTCGACGTCGACGCTCTGCTGGAATCTAAGTCCAAGCGCGACGAACTAATGAAGAAGATCGAGAGCCGAGGGCTGATGCTTTCGGCGCTTTCGTGCCACGGCAATCCGATCCACCCGGTCAAGTCGATCGCCGAAGACCATCACAAGGCGTTTGTGAACGGCGTGAAGCTGGCGTCGGCGCTAGGTATTCCGGTCGTGAACGGCTTTAGCGGGTGTCCGGGCGATGGCCCCGAGGCGAAGAATCCGAACTGGGTGACCTGCGCGTGGCCGGACGAGTTCCGCGATATTTTAGAGTGGCAATGGAATTCAGTCGTGATTCCTTATTGGAAGGAGCAGGCGTCGTTCCTGAAGGCGCACAACGTGAAGTTTGCGATCGAGATGCACCCCGGTTTTGTGTGCTATTCGAACGATACGCTTTTGAAGCTGCGCGACGGTATTGGCGCGGACGGCGATGCGGTAGGTGCGAACTTTGACCCATCGCACCTTTGGTGGCAGGGTATCGACCCGATTGCGGCGGTTCGCCAGTTAGGTCAGGAAGGCGCTTTGTACCATGTGCATGCGAAGGACACGAAGATCAATCCGTATACGTCGTCGTTGAACGGCAATCTGGATGCGAAGTCGTACGGCAACATCGCGGGTCGGTCATGGGTGTTCCGCTCGGTTGGATACGGGCATGGTGTGGAGTGGTGGAAGGACTTCTGTTCAACCCTGCGCACGGTTGGCTACGACTATGTGCTGAGCATCGAGCATGAGGATGGCCTGATGAGCCCGATGGAAGGTCTGCGCAAGGCGCTGGACGTTCTGAAGCAGAGCGTGATCCAGGAGAGCGCGGGCGAGATGTTCTGGGCGCGCGACTAGGTTAGCTTTTAGTTGAGAGTTGGCCCCGATACATCGGGGTCTCCGCTTCGTTGCAGCAGTTGGCGGGAGTTTTTCACCGATCCCAGCAAAAGTGAGGGAGAATAAGTTGGGGTGGAACTCTTGGACGCTGGCGCGCCGGAGGACGGCGGATGATTTTGGCCCTCGTTGCCTTGCGGGTGGTGACGGCCTACGAATTCTTTTCGGCGCCGAACGTGACGTACGATAAGGAGCAGTCGAGAATCCTCACTGAGAGGAACTTCCGTCAGGTCGATTTTTACACGGTCAACTGGCCCTACAAGCGCGTCTTGGTGGGTGCTGAACAGGAGTTGAGCGACGACCAATGGACGAAAGTCGATCACTCGGTTGCGGGTGTCGATTCACTCTTCTTCGACAAAGGAGATTGGGAAATCTCGTACTACAAGCCGGAGAACGCGCCGTTGGCGAAGCTGAGCGTCTATCCGAGTACGCCTTGGGGGCGGGCGATGGCGGATGCGAGGCTGGAGTTTGTTTCGTGGCTGGAGGATCATGCTAGGGAGAACGGATTTCGGGTTCTCGGTCTCGATAAGGACGATAACACGATCCTCTTTCCGTTCGGAGTGTCGGACACGCTGTTCTACATCGGCGGCGGTCACGTGGCGCCGTTTCGGCTGTACCGGTTCGACAAAGGGCATTCGGAGCCGACTTGGTCAGTCGATTTGGGACCTTACAAGGGCGGAAAGAAGTCGGAATTGGTGGGTACCTTGCGTCGGTACTTGGCAAATGCGAACGGGGCGCACAATACGGGGCGAAAAGAGATGATCGTCTCGCCGGTTTCGGCGACGGCGAAGCGGGATTTGGATTCATCGTTTCGGTTGGTGCACGTGTATCACCACCACATGGGAGACACGATTCAGGGTGGTTACATCGAGCCGAATGGACTGGCGCACTACATCAATTTCTGGGTTGTAGGGCGGGAATATCAGTCGCCTTGGGAAGAAGAGAAGAAGTACGGGGGGCAGTAGGGTTCACAATCTTCCCCCCTCCGCTTCGCCTAAGGTCTGCTCAGCGACTTCCCGTGGGGCGTAGCGTGGCTGTCCGGCTCGGTCGTCATGTTGGACTTAGCCTTTTTAGGCAGATGGGCCTTGGATTTGTAAAGAAGTGTCAGCGCGACTGAACGGCATTGGGCAGGTTCCGTTCTTCCACACAACATGATTCTTGTTTCCCTCATCGCAACTACTCTTCTTCGCGCCGATGCGTCCGGTTTGAACCTGGACAAAGCGGCGCAATACGCTCAAGAGCATACGAGCCAGGCCTTGGTGGTAGCCCAGAATGGCAAGATCGTGTACGAACAGTATTGGGGTCGTGGGGCGGCGGATTCGCCGCACATGTTGGCGAGCGGATCGAAGACGTTTGTTGGTTTGGGGGCAGTGGCAGCGGCGGAGGACGGTCTTTTGAAGATCGACGATCTGGCGTGCAAGTACCTGACGGAGTGGAAGAACGATCCGGTGAAGTCGACGATCACGGTTCGCGAGCTGTTGACGATGAGCAGTGGCATCGATGCCGGGAAGTTCTTGGAGAACGGCAAGGGGCAGCCAGGGTGGGATGAGCTTTTGAATAAGCGAATGGAGGCCAAACCGAACACGCTGTACCATTACGGGCCGGTGCACATGAACCTGGGGGCGTACGTGGTCGAGCGGGCCCTACATGGCGAGAGCTTTGAGAAGTACCTCGATCGGCGGATTTTGCGGCCGCTGGGAATCACGGTTCGGTGGGAGATGCGGTACCAGGACGGGCATCCTCAAGTGGCGGGCGGCGCGTTTATGACGGCTCGGGACTGGCTCCAGTTGGGCGAGATGCTTCGGCAGAAGGGCGTTTACAAGGGTAAGCGGATTCTGCAGGAGCGATCGGTGGATGCGTTGGTCCAGCCGAGCAAGACGAACGCGAACTATGGTCTCACGTGTTGGCTCGTGCCGGATGGAGAGGGCGTGATGAAGAATACGGACACGCGGGCGTTGCCGGATTGGATGCCGAAGGATTTCTTCATGGCGGCGGGAATGGGCAAGCAGCGGTTGTACATTATTCCGTCGCAGGGGATCGTGGCGGTTCGGTTTGGGGCGGGTTTGTCGCGGGATTATCGCGATGTGGGGGTGTTGGAGCCGTTGTTACGGCGGTAGGCGGATTTGTTGAGCGAGGCGCTCACCGCTCCCAGTGGAGTCATCAGCTAAACTTTTCCTAATGAGAGCTATTGTTCAGCGGGTCCTTTCGGCTTCGGTTGCAGTGGAGGGAGAAACGATTGGGCAGTGTGGGCGAGGGCTTCTCTTGCTTGTCGGGGTGCACAAGGGCGACACGGAGGCGGAGGCGAAGAAGCTGGCCGATAAAATTGCCGGTTTACGCATTTTCAACGATCCCGAAGGGAAGATGAATCTCAGCCTTCAGGACTTCGATCCGAACCTCGAAATTCTGGCGATCTCCAACTTTACGGTCTATGGCGATGTGCGAAAACAACGCCGTCCGAGCTTCATGGACTCTGCCTCATTTGAACTTGGAAACGAGCTTTTTCACCGCTTCGTGGATGAAATGAAGGCGTTAGGAATTAAAATTGAAACGGGAGAGTTCGGCGCCGACATGCAGGTATCCCTTGTCAACGATGGACCGGTCACGCTCGTCGTAGATATCGAAGCCCCGAAAAACTCATGAGTTGCGAGTAACGCGGAGGCGGATTGTTCGTCCTATTTTCAGAGTCGACTGAACGGGACAGAACGAGGATGGTACGTGGATTAACGATGAGTTTGAAAGCAACGGTTGCGGCCAGATTGGACTTGGATTCCGATGAGTCTCTGGTGCGCCGTGCTCGCGAAGGCGATTTTGCCGCCTTTGAGGTGCTTTTCGACCGGCATCGGCTATTGGTGTACCGGTTTGCCTACCAAATGGTTCAGCGTCGAGACGATGCTGAAGACATGGTTCAGGAGGCTTTCGTCCGCGCGTATCAGAACCTGCACCGATACCGCGACGAAGCGAAATTTACGACTTGGCTGTTGAGGATCGTTTCGAACCTCTGCACCGACCAGGCGAGGATGTCTCAGCGACGTTCGAACCTGGAACAAAAGGAAGCGGTTGGCGCGCTCGACTGGATGACCATCGGCAATTTTGAGAATCCTATCGATAATCTCGAAGAGGATCGCCGAAGATTAGCATTGAGGAAAGCCATCGCCGCGTTGCCGGAGCATCACCGGCAAATGATTGTAATGAGAGACATCGAAGAAAGGGAATATAGCGAAATCGCCGAAGTGCTCGGTTGCACGATCGGCGGCGCAAAACTCCGCGTTCTTCGAGCCCGGCGCGCTCTGCGCGACCGTATTGCTCCGCTGTTAGGAGATGAAGCGAATGTTTGACAAGAAGGAAGATAAGTTGTTCGATTACGCCTTTGGCGAATTGGATGCGCACGATGCGCAGTTGTTTGAAGCCGACCTCCTGAACGATAAGGGTTTGAAGTCGGAAGTCGATTTTCTCAAGACGATGAAAGAGGATCTGGCTTCGTTCCGCGACGTGCCCGAAATGCAGTTTTCCAAGGAGCGTTTGCGCTCGGCCATCCTCGAGCAGGGATTGAAGCC
It includes:
- a CDS encoding TIM barrel protein, producing the protein MKIGLFIALFGDKSLDDALDTCVAEGIQAVEIGCGAYPGAAHLDVDALLESKSKRDELMKKIESRGLMLSALSCHGNPIHPVKSIAEDHHKAFVNGVKLASALGIPVVNGFSGCPGDGPEAKNPNWVTCAWPDEFRDILEWQWNSVVIPYWKEQASFLKAHNVKFAIEMHPGFVCYSNDTLLKLRDGIGADGDAVGANFDPSHLWWQGIDPIAAVRQLGQEGALYHVHAKDTKINPYTSSLNGNLDAKSYGNIAGRSWVFRSVGYGHGVEWWKDFCSTLRTVGYDYVLSIEHEDGLMSPMEGLRKALDVLKQSVIQESAGEMFWARD
- a CDS encoding sigma-70 family RNA polymerase sigma factor, whose protein sequence is MVRGLTMSLKATVAARLDLDSDESLVRRAREGDFAAFEVLFDRHRLLVYRFAYQMVQRRDDAEDMVQEAFVRAYQNLHRYRDEAKFTTWLLRIVSNLCTDQARMSQRRSNLEQKEAVGALDWMTIGNFENPIDNLEEDRRRLALRKAIAALPEHHRQMIVMRDIEEREYSEIAEVLGCTIGGAKLRVLRARRALRDRIAPLLGDEANV
- a CDS encoding D-tyrosyl-tRNA(Tyr) deacylase, which produces MRAIVQRVLSASVAVEGETIGQCGRGLLLLVGVHKGDTEAEAKKLADKIAGLRIFNDPEGKMNLSLQDFDPNLEILAISNFTVYGDVRKQRRPSFMDSASFELGNELFHRFVDEMKALGIKIETGEFGADMQVSLVNDGPVTLVVDIEAPKNS
- a CDS encoding serine hydrolase, producing the protein MILVSLIATTLLRADASGLNLDKAAQYAQEHTSQALVVAQNGKIVYEQYWGRGAADSPHMLASGSKTFVGLGAVAAAEDGLLKIDDLACKYLTEWKNDPVKSTITVRELLTMSSGIDAGKFLENGKGQPGWDELLNKRMEAKPNTLYHYGPVHMNLGAYVVERALHGESFEKYLDRRILRPLGITVRWEMRYQDGHPQVAGGAFMTARDWLQLGEMLRQKGVYKGKRILQERSVDALVQPSKTNANYGLTCWLVPDGEGVMKNTDTRALPDWMPKDFFMAAGMGKQRLYIIPSQGIVAVRFGAGLSRDYRDVGVLEPLLRR